A single genomic interval of Electrophorus electricus isolate fEleEle1 chromosome 2, fEleEle1.pri, whole genome shotgun sequence harbors:
- the nox5 gene encoding NADPH oxidase 5: MSLDEDTRWLEWVTKQFGNIAGDDKEIDLDEFKTALKVKESFFAERFFELFDSDGSRSISLDELLKALNLLIHGSKTDKLRFLFQVYDVDGSGSIDPDELRTVLKSCLRESAISLPEEKLDDLTLALFESADKDNSGSITFEELKAELETFPEVMENLTISAANWLKPPEMEQKKRNTPRYLTRAYWQNNSRKLLFLCFYCLINVLLFIMAMLQHAPGGIWLMLAKGCGTCLDLNCTFIMVLMLRRCLTWLRATWVVRVLPLDQNILLHHIVGYAILIFTIGHTMAHVMNFGRLIQMDGRYHMWEYLLTTRPGIGWIYGTASITGVVLQVLICLMVVCSSTFVRRSGHFEVFYWTHLSYVWVWILLIVHCANFWKWFVVPGIVFIVEKLVGIAVSRMSGQYIIEVNLLPSKVTHLVIKRPPFFHFKPGDFIYINIPVIAKYEWHPFTISSAPEQQDIMWLHVRSMGQWTNRLYEYFQSESQTTSTKRLTASLRNRHHQTQTLITAKLSENHRFCNIKCYVDGPYGTPTRQIFASEHAVLIGAGIGITPFASILQSIMYRYRMRKQNCPNCSYSWCATIKDSEMNLRKVDFIWINRDQKSFEWFVSLLTKLEMDQADEEPEGRFLEMHMYMTSALSKNDMKAIGLQMALDLLAKKEKRDSITGLRTRTQPGRPEWRKVFQKVSEEKKGKVHVFYCGSPALAKVIKAHCEQFGFSFYKENF; this comes from the exons ATGAGTCTGGATGAGGACACACGTTGGCTTGAGTGGGTCACCAAACAGTTTGGGAATATTGCAGGAGATGACAAGGAGATTGATCTGGACGAGTTTAAAACAGCCCTTAAAGTGAAGGAG TCATTCTTTGCAGAGAGATTTTTTGAGCTCTTTGATTCTGATGGAAGTAGGTCTATCAGTCTGGATGAACTGCTAAAAGCTTTGAACCTCCTCATCCATGGCAGCAAGACAGACAAACTGCGCTTCCTCTTCCAGGTCTACGATGTGGATG GTAGTGGCTCTATAGACCCTGATGAGTTGCGTACAGTGCTGAAATCCTGCCTGAGGGAGAGCGCCATCTCCCTGCCCGAGGAAAAATTGGACGACCTGACACTGGCCCTGTTTGAGTCTGCAGATAAAGACAACAGCGGCTCCATCACATTTGAAGAACTAAAAGCAGAGCTTGAGACATTCCCTGAGGTCATGGAGAACCTCACCATCAG TGCTGCCAACTGGTTAAAGCCTCCTGAAATGGAGCAAAAGAAGCGGAATACACCTCGCTACCTGACCCGAGCATACTGGCAAAACAATAGTCGCAAgctgctctttctctgcttttacTGCCTTATTAATGTGCTCCTGTTCATCATGGCCATGCTACAGCATGCCCCTGGTGGCATCTGGCTCATGTTGGCCAAAGGCTGTGGCACATGTCTTGACCTCAACTGCACTTTCATTATG GTTCTTATGTTGCGGCGTTGCCTCACCTGGCTACGGGCCACTTGGGTGGTGAGAGTCTTACCTTTGGACCAGAACATCCTCCTGCATCATATAGTGGGTTATGCCATCCTCATCTTCACCATAGGGCATACGATGGCACATGTCATGAACTTTG GTCGCCTAATCCAGATGGATGGGAGGTATCACATGTGGGAATACCTCCTGACCACACGTCCTGGTATAGGCTGGATTTACGGCACAGCCTCCATTACGGGGGTTGTGCTTCAGGTCCTCATCTGCCTCATGGTGGTTTGCTCCAGCACATTTGTGAGACGCAGTGGCCATTTTGAG gTCTTCTATTGGACCCATCTTTCCTATGTTTGGGTTTGGATACTGCTCATAGTCCACTGTGCAAATTTCTGGAAGTGGTTTGTGGTGCCTGGTATAGTCTTTATTGTGGAGAAGTTAGTTGGCATTGCAGTTTCTCGCATGAGTGGCCAGTACATCATTGAAGTCAACTTGCTGCCATCTAAG GTAACGCATCTGGTGATCAAACGGCCACCCTTCTTCCACTTCAAACCTGGAGACTTTATCTACATCAATATCCCAGTAATAGCCAAGTATGAGTGGCACCCCTTCACCATCAGCAGTGCTCCTGAGCAACAAG ATATCATGTGGCTCCATGTGCGCTCAATGGGCCAGTGGACAAATCGCTTGTATGAGTATTTTCAGTCTGAGAGCCAAACCACCAGCACCAAGAGACTCACAGCCAGCCTGAGGAACCGACATCACCAGACACAAACCCTT ATCACTGCCAAACTGAGTGAGAATCATAGATTTTGTAATATCAAG TGTTATGTAGATGGGCCCTATGGGACCCCCACCAGGCAAATTTTCGCCTCAGAGCATGCAGTGCTGATAGGGGCTGGCATTGGCATCACACCCTTTGCATCCATTCTGCAGAGCATCATGTACCG CTATCGAATGAGGAAACAGAACTGTCCCAACTGCAGCTACTCGTGGTGTGCGACTATTAAAGACAGTGAGATGAATCTGAGGAAG GTGGACTTTATTTGGATAAACCGAGACCAGAAGTCTTTTGAGTGGTTTGTAAGCCTGCTGACCAAGCTGGAGATGGACCAGGCTGATGAGGAGCCCGAAG GTCGATTTTTGGAGATGCACATGTACATGACCTCAGCCCTGAGTAAGAATGACATGAAGGCTATTGGACTGCAGATGGCACTGGACCTGCtggcaaagaaagagaagagggacTCGATCACTGGCCTGCGCACCCGCACCCAGCCGGGCAGACCTGAGTGGAGGAAG GTGTTCCAGAAGGTGTCTGAGGAGAAGAAAGGCAAGGTCCATGTGTTCTACTGTGGATCCCCTGCACTTGCTAAGGTCATCAAGGCACATTGTGAGCAATTTGGATTCAGTTTCTACAAGGAAAACTTCTGA
- the glcea gene encoding glucuronic acid epimerase a, which yields MRCLVARVNHKTLIVICAIFTLITVLLWNKCSSDISFHTPTKPQPEPAPTLGNEGDNGQPPEAPPVAREVQYEQIDCLINEDVTIKGRREGNEVYLPFSWMEKYFDVYGRLVQHEGMERFEFSHSYSRVYAQREPYHPDGVFMSFEGYNVEVRDRVKCISGVEGVPISTQWGPQGYFYPIQIAQYGLSHYSKNLTEKAPEIKNYGVVEERDGSPNPWMVPKGCSFTKVHDPGYPSTVHQFSTPDSSEGVSLPLDNSKDFVLSFDVKFTSNGSLTVVLETTEKGPPYVIQYITSSLLISFKDREVIYGIGLRTAWSTLTRDLVTDLRKGVGLSNTKVVKPTRIMPRRVVQLGLHGSGFISNITISSTAHMAAFFAASDWLLQNQDERGGWPIKVTRKLGEAFKTLEPGWYSAMAQGQAMSTLVRAYLVTRDPVYLIAAMRATAPFKRTSEQHGVKALFMNKYDWYEEYPTTPSSFVLNGFIYSLIGLYDVAEIAGDKFGREAGVLFGRGLESLKAMLPLFDTGSGTVYDLRHFTLGVAPNLARWDYHTTHINQLQLLASIDSTPIFREYAKRWKTYLKGGRAKHN from the exons ATGCGCTGTCTGGTGGCAAGAGTCAACCACAAGACTCTCATAGTCATCTGTGCAATTTTCACTCTCATTACTGTGCTGTTATGGAACAAGTGCTCCAGCGACATATCCTTCCACACTCCAACCAAGCCCCAACCTGAGCCCGCACCCACGCTGGGGAACGAAGGGGACAATGGACAGCCTCCGGAAGCGCCCCCGGTGGCCAGGGAGGTACAGTACGAGCAAATCGATTGCCTCATAAATGAGGATGTAACGATCAAGGGCCGCCGGGAAGGCAACGAGGTTTACCTGCCCTTCAGCTGGATGGAGAAGTACTTTGATGTGTATGGACGTCTGGTGCAGCATGAGGGTATGGAGCGGTTTGAGTTCTCTCACAGCTACTCACGTGTGTATGCCCAGAGGGAGCCCTATCACCCAGATGGTGTCTTTATGTCATTCGAGGGCTACAACGTGGAGGTGAGAGATCGGGTGAAGTGCATCAGTGGCGTGGAGG GTGTGCCCATATCCACACAGTGGGGCCCACAGGGCTACTTCTACCCAATCCAGATAGCTCAGTATGGACTAAGTCACTACAGTAAGAATCTTACAGAGAAAGCACCTGAGATAAAGAACTATGGTGTGGTAGAGGAGAGAGACGGCAGCCCCAATCCCTGGATGGTCCCTAAGGGCTGCTCCTTTACCAAGGTCCATGACCCAGGCTACCCATCCACTGTTCATCAGTTCAGCACACCAG ACAGTTCTGAGGGTGTATCTCTGCCTCTGGACAACTCAAAAGACTTTGTTCTCTCCTTCGATGTGAAGTTCACTTCCAATGGTAGCCTGACGGTGGTGCTTGAGACAACAGAGAAAGGACCCCCTTATGTCATCCAATACATCACTAGCTCCCTTCTCATTTCCTTTAAGGACAGGGAAGTTATCTATGGCATTGGGCTCCGAACAGCTTGGAGTACACTGACTCGAGACTTGGTGACTGATCTGCGTAAGGGAGTTGGCCTGTCCAACACAAAAGTGGTAAAGCCTACTCGGATCATGCCCCGACGTGTGGTCCAGCTGGGACTACACGGCTCAGGCTTCATCAGCAACATCACTATCTCCTCCACAGCTCATATGGCTGCCTTCTTCGCTGCAAGTGATTGGCTTCTCCAGAACCAGGATGAGCGGGGAGGTTGGCCAATAAAAGTGACTCGAAAGCTAGGGGAGGCCTTCAAGACCTTAGAGCCTGGCTGGTACTCAGCCATGGCACAGGGCCAGGCCATGTCTACGCTGGTGAGGGCTTACCTTGTCACACGTGACCCTGTGTACCTCATTGCTGCCATGCGGGCCACGGCACCTTTCAAACGGACCTCGGAGCAACACGGTGTGAAGGCCCTGTTCATGAACAAGTACGACTGGTATGAAGAGTACCCCACCACACCTAGCTCCTTCGTGCTCAATGGCTTCATTTACTCTCTGATCGGACTGTACGATGTGGCAGAAATAGCAGGGGACAAATTTGGCCGTGAGGCAGGTGTGCTGTTTGGCCGAGGATTAGAGTCACTGAAAGCCATGTTGCCGCTGTTTGATACAGGTTCGGGAACTGTCTATGACCTGAGACATTTCACATTGGGTGTGGCACCAAATCTGGCACGCTGGGACTACCACACCACTCACATAAACCAGCTGCAGCTGCTAGCTTCCATAGATAGCACTCCCATTTTCAGAGAGTATGCCAAGCGCTGGAAGACTTACCTGAAAGGGGGTCGTGCCAAGCACAACTAG